The following proteins are co-located in the Dioscorea cayenensis subsp. rotundata cultivar TDr96_F1 unplaced genomic scaffold, TDr96_F1_v2_PseudoChromosome.rev07_lg8_w22 25.fasta BLBR01000958.1, whole genome shotgun sequence genome:
- the LOC120255344 gene encoding putative UPF0481 protein At3g02645, protein MDSSNQSSQPSNSNHLFDELRWVIQIRRHLEESTEDDHDIPVTIFKVPKALRVSKPEAFVPQLIALGPYHHWQPELYEMERYKLSAAKRAQKQLHGQKFQQVVGHFIKLEHITRAHYHRYLDFNGETLAWMMIVDTSFLLEFLQSYAPEEGKVLRRVPSRMSHLVDKAGRKSAHNMILRDIMMLENQVPLFLLRVCLEFQCSSLQEADDVLTLMLNGFMRALCPFKMMQNFPCIDVTRHAHLLELLYYILVPKPEEQNCEVIDIHEDQNDAGGSIDQTNNDDSSHIKQFFNASWTAASGLNGSYLEDNHQSASVLCLEKPVEYLFLLWKTSANSKTENSSSNQNISKQPLIEEIMIPSVRELVNAGISFSATKADMTTIQFDLKTVTLYLPTVKLDNNTEVILRNLVAYESSLASGPLVFTRYTELMNGIIDTDEDVKLLRERGIILNKMKSDDEVAKLWNSMSRSVRLTRVPFLDKVIEDVNKYYSSRWRVKTTKFMKKYVFGSWQFLTFLAAILLLLLTSLQAFCSVYSCARWFNPAIIGQ, encoded by the exons ATGGATTCTTCAAACCAATCCTCACAACCATCTAACTCCAACCATCTCTTTGATGAGCTTCGGTGGGTTATTCAAATCCGTCGACATCTTGAGGAAAGCACCGAAGATGATCACGACATCCCTGTGACAATTTTCAAGGTGCCGAAGGCTCTGAGAGTTAGCAAACCTGAAGCCTTTGTTCCGCAACTCATCGCCCTCGGTCCATATCATCATTGGCAACCGGAACTCTATGAGATGGAACGGTACAAGCTCTCGGCAGCTAAGCGTGCTCAAAAACAACTCCATGGCCAAAAATTTCAACAAGTTGTCGGGCACTTTATTAAACTTGAACATATTACTCGCGCACATTATCACAg GTATCTTGATTTTAACGGTGAAACACTAGCATGGATGATGATAGTTGACACAtcatttttgcttgaatttctgcAAAGTTATGCACCGGAAGAAGGTAAAGTTCTCCGGCGAGTGCCGTCCAGAATGTCTCATTTGGTAGACAAGGCAGGGAGGAAATCAGCTCACAATATGATTCTAAGAGACATTATGATGTTAGAGAATCAAGTGCCTCTATTCTTGTTAAGAGTTTGCTTGGAGTTCCAATGTTCATCACTTCAAGAAGCAGATGATGTGCTCACTTTGATGTTGAATGGATTCATGAGAGCCCTTTGTCCATTCAAGATGATGCAAAATTTTCCTTGCATTGATGTCACTCGACATGCTCATTTGTTAGAGCTTCTCTACTACATTCTTGTTCCGAAACCTGAAGAACAAAATTGTGAAGTTATAGATATCCATGAAGATCAAAACGATGCCGGGGGATCGATTGATCAAACTAATAATGATGATTCTAGTCATATCAAACAATTCTTCAACGCAAGTTGGACAGCGGCTTCGGGCCTTAATGGATCG TACCTGGAAGATAATCACCAGTCTGCCAGTGTTCTCTGTCTTGAAAAACCAGTTgaatatctttttcttctctggaAAACAAGTGCTAATTCGAAGACCGAAAACTCAAGTTCAAATCAGAACATCAGCAAGCAGCCATTGATAGAAGAGATCATGATTCCATCAGTGAGGGAACTTGTCAATGCAGGCATTAGCTTCTCGGCGACAAAAGCCGATATGACCACAATTCAATTTGATTTAAAGACTGTCACCTTATACCTTCCTACTGTTAAATTGGACAACAACACTGAAGTTATACTTAGGAACTTGGTAGCCTATGAATCATCATTGGCATCAGGACCTCTTGTTTTTACTCGGTATACCGAGTTAATGAATGGAATTATAGATACTGATGAGGATGTAAAGCTTCTAAGGGAAAGAGGGATTATCTTGAACAAAATGAAGAGCGACGATGAGGTCGCTAAGCTGTGGAATTCAATGAGTAGATCTGTTAGGCTTACAAGAGTGCCATTTCTTGATAAAGTGATAGAAGATGTGAACAAATATTATAGCAGTAGATGGAGAGTGAAGACTACAAAGTTCATGAAGAAGTATGTTTTTGGTTCATGGCAGTTCCTCACATTTCTTGCAGCTATTTTGCTGCTTTTGCTTACCAGTTTGCAGGCATTTTGCTCAGTCTATAGTTGTGCTCGCTGGTTCAATCCTGCAATCATTGGACAGTAA